GTCTGTTAATACGCGATAAATATCTGATAATGTAGCTACATTATCATTTCAGGTTTATCACTTGAAAAGTCAATTGCAGATCAGTGCCGACACTCCGCGGACTAGTAGCTTTGTGTAAGGCTGGGAAATATGAATCCTTATTTCATCGGCTTCGCTATCCCTTTTCTGGCATCTCTGCTGTTCACCAAGAGGAAGggtgaaaagaaaaggggagTGCCGGTTGATGTGGGCGGAGAGCCCGGCTATGCGATCCGTAACCACAAGTTCGAGCGGCCCGTCGAAACGCACTGGGAAGGGGTTTCCACGCTTGCGGAGCTGTTTGAGCAGTCCTGCGAGCAGTATGTCTACATGCCACTCCTTGGCACCAGAAAGCTCATTTCGAGGGAAATGGAGGCAGCCCGCGATGGGAGGTCCTTTGAGAAGCTTCATTTGGGGCAGTATGAGTGGAAAAGCTATGCTGATGCATTCAAGACTGTCTGCAACTTCTCATCTGGTTTAGTGCGAATTGGGCACCAGAGGGATGAGCGTGTTGCTATTTTCGCCGATACACAGGCCGAGTGGCAGATTGCATTGCAGGTAGCTTTCTCTACCCACGCGCTCCTATAACTTCCATAGTTTTTTTGTGTGTACATAAAAGGTTTGAATTTACATGATGCGGACTGTTCTTGAAGTGTCTCAACCTGTCCTTTTCACAATGTTCCATCACCATCCTTGCATATATAAAGTGAAATGCGCTCATGAGAACAAAAGGAACTATGTGCTATCTAGATAGATATGACAAGACAAAAATGATCAAATTATTGACACAGCTGAGTATATAAGAAGTCATTTACATTCTCTCATGAAAAACTGATTTTGTTGAACATTGAACTGCTTCAGCTTAACCATATTGATATTCTCACTTAGTTGAGAAATCAATTATACTGTTGTATTTCGCTTATGTTCTTCATGTTATGCTAGCAGTTAGCTCCGTGAATCATTTGCAAGTTGTCTAACCATTCTTTTCTATTTGAAAGGCATGCTTCAGACAAAGTATTACGGTTGTCACCATTTATTCCTCCTTGGGCGAGGGAGCGTTATGTCACTCACTAAACGAGGTCAGTTGACTTTCTTTTTTTGACGAAAAGTCACTTGAATTTTTTCTCATCCTGTCCATCATTATGGTAACAAAACCTCAACCAAAGTGAATTTTGTTGGTTATCTTGAACAGTTTGGACATAACAATTTATTCCTACTGTATCTGCGTCGTGATATGATCTCTAACTTTGCTGCTGTTTTGACTCTTTAGACTGAGGTAACTACCGTGATATGTGGAAGGAAAGAACTGAAAAAACTTGTTGACATAAGTGGGCAACTTGATACTGTGAAACATGTCATCTACGTAAACGAGGAAGGCGTCTCTAGTGAAGTATCCTTAGCTCAAAAATGCACCAGCTGGAGGGTTGAGTCATTTGAGGAGGTAGAGAGGTTAGGATTGGAAACACCTGTAGAAGCAAAGCTGCCTCTTCCGTCAGATACTGCGGTGATAATGTATACAAGTGGCAGCACTGGAATGCCCAAGGTTTGTTCAAAGATTAGTTGATTTTTTTGTAGTGCCCATGTTGGATTACTTCACGATATGGATATTACTAATGGATGTCTTTTCTCAGATCATCTGCTTACAACTCCTCTcatttgtacttttttttccaCAGGGAGTCATGATGAGCCATCGCAATGTCCTGGCTGTTGTATCAGCTGTTATGACCATTGTGCCTGCACTTGGCAAGAAGGATGTCTACTTGGCATACCTCCCATTAGCACACATTCTTGAATTAGCAGCTGAGGTAGGTGTCAGATGACATATTGAAATCTCAGTCTATTCCACATGTTGGTTTTGTTGATGCTGATGCACTTTATGCAAATGTGATTTGTAGACAGTTATGTCTGCTGTTGGGGCTTCTATAGGGTATGGATCACCACTGACCCTGACTGatacatcaaataaaataaagaagggGACTCAGGGCGATGCTTCAGCTCTGAAGCCAACACTTATGACTGCAGTACCTGCTATACTTGATCGTGTTCGTGATGGTGTTAGAAAAAATGTATTGTTCTTTACAATGATATTATCCATTGTTTCTTTCTGGCCTTCTTGCCATCttgaccatttgtttttttcatgatGAGATGAATTAGGTTGATGCAAAGGGTGGTGCAGCAAAGAAACTATTTGATATTGCCTATAGCCGTCGGTTAGCTGCTATCAATGGAAGTTGGTTTGGTGCATGGGGATTAGAGAAGCATTTGTGGGATATGCTTGTCTTTCAGAAGGTGCGTGCGATCTTGGGAGGAAGGATTCGATTTATACTTTCAGGTGGAGCACCTCTGTCTGGAGATACTCAGAGATTTATCAATATATGCCTTGGGTGAGATAGTACTCTTCATTATTTTATAAGCCATTCTCAAGTCTCTTTTGTTAATATCAAGTTATTGTTTTTGGTCCACTTGTGTTTACTGTGATTGAACTTCACAATATTCAAATCTAACTTGCATACTGCATTTTAAACCAAAACAATTGACAGGTTTTGGGTTGTGCTGTTGCAGGGCTCCAATAGGGCAAGGATATGGTCTTACTGAAACATGTGCTGGCGGGACATTTTCCGAGTATGATGACAATTCTGTTGGCCGTGTTGGTGCTCCATTGCCTTGCTCATACATTAAGgtacattaaaaaatatgttttattattttggtAGGGTGTATTGTATCCTCATTTCCATAGTAAAGTTATTGTTGCCATGCATGTTATCACTGTGATATAAATTGTATCCTCATTTCCATATATTCATATGTACGAAAGATTTCCGCTAAGTGCAAAaagatattgtttttcttcgTATTAGAGATCACAGATAAACTTTTGTGTTCAAATTTTTGACATGAGGCGTGGAATTGCGGATAGCTTTACTTGACCACTAGCCTTACAGCCAGTCCAGTGACATTGTGGATAGCTAGTTTACACAAAGCTATGCATGTAATCTTTTGCACGCTTCACTCAAAAAAGAACATCTATTTTGAAATTTAGTGTATTATGCCCATCCAGTTTATTTTGGTTTTCTCCTTCATGTTGAGATTCAGAAGATTAATATCTTATCCCTCAGATCTTATTCTTTCCTAACGTAATATGAATTGTATATGATAGTTGATAGATTGGGCTGAAGGTGGATATTTAACTAATGATTCACCAATGCCTCGGGGTGAAATAGTTATTGGAGGTCCAAACGTGACAAAAGGCTACTTTAAGAATGAGGCAAAAACAAATGAAGTCTACAAGGTATGTTACGATAATATGCCAAAGCAATCTGTGCTGTGAAGCCCATGATAACTTTTCTTTAACAACACCAATTTATTGAAGGATGATGAAAGAGGCATGCGGTGGTTCTATTCTGGTGACATTGGACGTTTGCATCCAGATGGTTGCCTTGAAATTATTGACCGTAAGAAGGACATAGTCAAGCTTCAACATGGTGAATATGTATCTTTAGGAAAGGTAAGCTAAGCTTCCTTTTCCAGCCAAATTAGCGGCAGTCAGCTATTGTAATCTAACTATTATAAAACCACAGGTGGAGGCTGCTTTGAGTGTGTGCCCATATGTTGACAACATCATGATCCATGCTGACCCCTTCCACAACTACTGCGTTGCACTTGTTGTAGTTGCACACAGTGAACTGAAAAGCTGGGCCTCACAACAAGGCATCACGTATTCGGATGTTTCAGATTTGTGTGAGAAGCAAGAGACTGTCAAAGAGGTCCTTCAATGTTTAGCAAAGGTGTGTATTCTCCCTgcgttttaattaattagatatatCTGATTAATCTAGCAATCCATTAACCCTCAATATTTCCATCAAAATTAACTAGTACTACTTTACTAATGATTGCATTCCCTGGATGATTCAGCAAAACATGATCTCttctatttttctctcttttgagAGTGGCAATGTGGTATTGCCGTACCAATATGAGAACAACGGAGGATATGTTGGACCTCATAGGTTATCAGTAGAATCAGGAAAAGAACACATTATAATCTTCCAGTAAACAGAGAATATAACCCATACACTAATATGCAATTTGATATGATCATAACCTGCGACGATATCTCCATATTTTGCGTGCAAAAAGGA
The nucleotide sequence above comes from Oryza glaberrima chromosome 11, OglaRS2, whole genome shotgun sequence. Encoded proteins:
- the LOC127754577 gene encoding long chain acyl-CoA synthetase 9, chloroplastic-like is translated as MNPYFIGFAIPFLASLLFTKRKGEKKRGVPVDVGGEPGYAIRNHKFERPVETHWEGVSTLAELFEQSCEQYVYMPLLGTRKLISREMEAARDGRSFEKLHLGQYEWKSYADAFKTVCNFSSGLVRIGHQRDERVAIFADTQAEWQIALQACFRQSITVVTIYSSLGEGALCHSLNETEVTTVICGRKELKKLVDISGQLDTVKHVIYVNEEGVSSEVSLAQKCTSWRVESFEEVERLGLETPVEAKLPLPSDTAVIMYTSGSTGMPKGVMMSHRNVLAVVSAVMTIVPALGKKDVYLAYLPLAHILELAAETVMSAVGASIGYGSPLTLTDTSNKIKKGTQGDASALKPTLMTAVPAILDRVRDGVRKNVDAKGGAAKKLFDIAYSRRLAAINGSWFGAWGLEKHLWDMLVFQKVRAILGGRIRFILSGGAPLSGDTQRFINICLGAPIGQGYGLTETCAGGTFSEYDDNSVGRVGAPLPCSYIKLIDWAEGGYLTNDSPMPRGEIVIGGPNVTKGYFKNEAKTNEVYKDDERGMRWFYSGDIGRLHPDGCLEIIDRKKDIVKLQHGEYVSLGKVEAALSVCPYVDNIMIHADPFHNYCVALVVVAHSELKSWASQQGITYSDVSDLCEKQETVKEVLQCLAKAAKQARLEKFEIPAKVKLVPEPWTPESGLVTAALKLKREAIKKAYEDDLAALYS